Proteins encoded within one genomic window of Corynebacterium aurimucosum:
- a CDS encoding NADPH-dependent FMN reductase, translated as MAKIGIILGSTRDDRAGLAIAQWVTDLAQGRDVDYELIDLKAFDVPILTSSVIPMAANKNYEDPNVQAWSDAIDACDGYIFVTPEYNHSVPGAFKNAVDSLGAEWVAKPIAYVGYSFSGGIRAVEAWRLIMANFSMKQLRTQLDISLNTDMKDGTFTPADFKVGIVENICAELEEALS; from the coding sequence ATGGCAAAAATCGGCATCATTCTTGGCTCTACCCGCGACGACCGCGCCGGGCTGGCCATCGCCCAATGGGTCACTGACCTGGCCCAAGGTCGCGACGTTGACTACGAGCTCATTGACCTCAAGGCCTTCGACGTTCCAATTCTCACTTCTTCCGTCATCCCTATGGCGGCAAACAAAAATTACGAGGACCCGAATGTCCAAGCTTGGTCCGATGCCATTGATGCCTGCGACGGCTATATCTTCGTTACCCCGGAGTACAACCACTCCGTGCCGGGTGCGTTCAAGAACGCCGTCGATTCCTTGGGCGCTGAGTGGGTGGCCAAGCCGATTGCCTATGTGGGCTATAGCTTTAGCGGCGGCATCCGCGCGGTAGAGGCGTGGCGCCTCATCATGGCGAACTTCTCTATGAAGCAGCTGCGCACCCAGCTGGATATCTCGCTGAATACCGACATGAAGGATGGCACCTTCACCCCGGCTGATTTCAAGGTCGGGATCGTCGAAAATATCTGCGCCGAGCTGGAAGAAGCCCTATCCTAG
- a CDS encoding DUF885 domain-containing protein, with product MSFDQNAERQPSLLDASCDNFVHDLAQLTPTDATAWGIPGFDGELEDFSPEYYSSVADRTREMMADLDALDDTTDESDDDDDFDEVDYVTAAVLRDRLCLDLDLHHAGEDIRCLNNIASPVQTIRDTLMLMPKDTPEQLDALRSRLSKVATSLNGYKESLTEAASRGMVAPQRQISDVFVQCERLADAGSMLEDLGVEGPEVDAAKEAFGEFADWLSNELQPQAPSQDAVGRERYERFSKLFVGDAVDLDEAYEWGMDQVRSIKAEQEKIAHELYGSDVTVRAAMRKLNEEERYQLHGTDALVEWMQSTADRAIKDLDGNAFDIPEAVKEIECCIDPAGTGGIFYTSPSDDFSRPGRMWWSVPAGQELFHTWQELTTVHHEGAPGHHLQIGAALTQPDLNLWRRAVTWNSGHGEGWALYAEVLMAELGYMDDPGFRMGLLDAQRFRAARVVVDIGLHLGKALPECTASGIWDKSHVKTFMRENTAMDDANLSFEVTRYLGWPGQAPSYALGQRLWQQTRDAAVEQGMDVRDFHSQALALGSVPMSILRETILD from the coding sequence ATGAGTTTTGACCAGAACGCAGAGCGCCAGCCTTCGCTGCTGGACGCGTCGTGCGATAATTTCGTCCACGACCTCGCGCAGCTCACGCCCACCGATGCCACCGCGTGGGGAATTCCCGGCTTCGACGGTGAGTTGGAAGATTTCTCCCCGGAGTACTACTCCTCCGTGGCGGATCGCACTCGTGAGATGATGGCGGATCTCGATGCCCTCGATGACACCACCGACGAATCCGACGATGACGACGATTTTGACGAGGTGGACTACGTCACCGCCGCCGTCTTGCGCGACCGTCTCTGCCTGGATCTTGACCTGCACCATGCCGGTGAGGACATCCGCTGCCTTAACAACATTGCCTCCCCGGTGCAGACCATCCGCGACACCCTCATGCTCATGCCGAAGGACACCCCGGAGCAACTTGATGCATTGCGTTCGCGCCTGTCGAAGGTGGCAACCTCGCTCAACGGCTACAAGGAGTCCCTCACCGAGGCGGCTTCGCGTGGCATGGTCGCGCCGCAGCGCCAGATCTCCGATGTCTTCGTGCAATGCGAGCGGCTTGCCGACGCCGGCTCCATGCTCGAGGACCTTGGCGTTGAAGGCCCAGAGGTGGACGCGGCCAAGGAAGCCTTCGGCGAGTTCGCCGATTGGCTCTCTAACGAGCTGCAGCCGCAGGCACCATCGCAGGATGCGGTGGGCCGCGAGCGCTACGAGCGCTTCTCCAAGCTTTTCGTTGGCGATGCCGTGGACCTCGATGAGGCCTATGAGTGGGGCATGGACCAGGTGCGCTCCATCAAGGCGGAACAAGAAAAGATCGCCCACGAGCTCTACGGCTCCGACGTCACCGTGCGCGCGGCCATGCGCAAACTCAACGAAGAGGAGCGCTACCAGCTGCACGGCACCGACGCGCTAGTGGAGTGGATGCAGTCCACCGCGGACCGCGCGATCAAGGACCTCGACGGCAACGCCTTCGACATCCCGGAGGCCGTTAAAGAAATCGAGTGCTGTATCGACCCGGCCGGCACCGGCGGCATCTTCTACACCTCGCCCTCCGATGATTTCTCCCGCCCCGGCCGCATGTGGTGGTCCGTACCGGCTGGCCAGGAGCTTTTCCACACCTGGCAGGAGCTGACAACCGTCCACCACGAGGGCGCGCCGGGCCACCATCTGCAGATTGGCGCCGCGCTGACCCAGCCGGACCTCAACCTATGGCGCCGTGCGGTGACGTGGAACTCTGGCCACGGTGAGGGCTGGGCTCTATACGCTGAAGTACTCATGGCGGAGCTGGGATACATGGATGATCCGGGCTTCCGCATGGGGCTTCTCGACGCCCAACGCTTCCGCGCCGCCCGCGTCGTGGTGGATATCGGACTCCACCTGGGCAAGGCGTTGCCGGAGTGCACTGCGTCCGGCATCTGGGACAAGTCCCACGTCAAGACCTTCATGCGTGAGAACACCGCGATGGATGACGCTAACCTCTCCTTCGAGGTCACTCGTTACCTGGGCTGGCCGGGCCAGGCGCCGTCTTATGCTCTGGGCCAGCGCCTGTGGCAGCAGACCCGCGACGCTGCCGTGGAGCAGGGCATGGACGTACGTGATTTCCACTCCCAGGCATTGGCCCTAGGTTCTGTGCCGATGTCGATTCTGCGCGAGACAATTCTGGACTAG
- a CDS encoding SDR family oxidoreductase, whose product MEKVAVVTGASSGIGEASARALAADGWHVVVGARRVERLEALANDIGGEAYALDVTSDESVAEFVSHLDRVDLLVNNAGGAKGLEPLVETTIEDWQWMYEVNVLGTVRMIQALMPKLRGGLIINMGSVAGWNVYEGGSGYNAAKHGVRVISRALRIEEHGVRVTELDPGRVATEEFSLNRFRGDAKRAAQVYDGELNLTAEDIAEAVRWVASLPEHVNIDTMTIKPRMQS is encoded by the coding sequence ATGGAAAAAGTAGCAGTCGTTACAGGAGCGTCCTCGGGGATTGGGGAGGCGTCGGCAAGAGCGTTGGCGGCTGACGGCTGGCATGTCGTCGTCGGCGCGCGGCGCGTGGAGCGCCTTGAGGCCCTCGCGAACGACATCGGCGGCGAGGCATATGCCCTCGACGTGACCTCGGACGAGTCCGTGGCTGAGTTCGTCTCCCACCTCGACCGCGTGGACCTCTTGGTCAACAACGCCGGTGGCGCAAAGGGCTTGGAGCCCCTCGTGGAGACCACCATCGAGGATTGGCAGTGGATGTACGAGGTCAACGTCCTTGGCACCGTTCGCATGATCCAGGCTCTCATGCCGAAGCTGCGAGGCGGGCTCATTATCAACATGGGCTCCGTGGCCGGGTGGAACGTCTACGAAGGTGGCTCCGGCTACAACGCTGCTAAGCATGGTGTGCGCGTGATTTCCCGTGCACTACGTATCGAGGAGCACGGCGTTCGCGTCACCGAACTCGACCCGGGCCGTGTAGCCACGGAAGAGTTTTCCCTTAATCGTTTTCGGGGCGACGCCAAACGTGCCGCACAAGTTTATGACGGCGAACTCAACCTCACCGCAGAAGACATCGCTGAGGCAGTGCGTTGGGTGGCGTCCCTGCCGGAGCACGTCAACATTGACACCATGACTATTAAGCCGCGTATGCAAAGCTAA
- a CDS encoding ROK family protein, with translation MIKSGPVFTRPRTPAAKCLHIIRLNPVVTRSELVEATGLSQPTITRATAALLGAGLIRERTDLTQSRGRGRPTVPLEVADNDWMLVGIAVGTAFTRIAFFDTKGRTLREEDVATPVSRLSASDVIEHIIAGVNRLMTGLDRRLVSVGVTTSGSVNEAGRITAHNLGWDEMDIASRLEYQFGVPVVVSSVIPAILGSETQSAELGAEKPVMVLYADDSVGAALTLGDEIVQLELDEADVLATQAMLNETGGDSFPDVVANADEETRALLDGRARSLGATAAELLTQHKPNTLVVAGGAFSDDPAAPKLFASAVRQATDHPVELRMIPSHTEIVRACTRAVALDPLLRVPLELGREAKAA, from the coding sequence ATGATTAAATCTGGTCCCGTGTTCACTCGCCCCCGCACCCCAGCGGCGAAGTGCCTCCACATCATTCGACTCAACCCCGTTGTTACCCGCAGTGAACTTGTCGAAGCCACGGGACTCTCCCAGCCGACGATTACCCGCGCCACTGCCGCGCTGCTGGGTGCTGGACTGATTCGTGAGCGCACGGATTTGACGCAGTCCCGCGGCCGCGGGCGCCCCACCGTGCCCCTGGAAGTGGCGGATAATGATTGGATGCTGGTTGGTATTGCGGTTGGCACCGCCTTTACCCGCATCGCCTTCTTCGACACCAAGGGACGCACCCTGCGCGAGGAAGACGTGGCTACCCCGGTGTCGCGCTTGAGTGCAAGCGATGTCATCGAGCACATCATTGCTGGTGTCAACCGCCTGATGACCGGCCTGGATCGACGTTTGGTTTCAGTCGGCGTGACCACCTCCGGCAGCGTGAACGAAGCTGGGCGCATTACCGCCCACAACCTGGGCTGGGACGAGATGGATATCGCCAGCCGTCTGGAGTACCAGTTCGGCGTTCCGGTTGTTGTGTCCTCCGTCATCCCTGCCATCCTGGGATCCGAGACGCAGTCTGCGGAGCTGGGCGCGGAGAAGCCCGTCATGGTGCTCTACGCGGATGACTCCGTTGGCGCCGCGCTGACCTTGGGCGATGAAATTGTGCAGCTCGAACTCGACGAAGCTGACGTCCTGGCCACGCAGGCGATGCTGAATGAGACCGGCGGAGACTCATTCCCAGACGTGGTCGCGAATGCTGATGAAGAAACGCGGGCGCTTCTCGACGGCCGCGCGCGCTCCCTCGGGGCCACCGCTGCTGAACTTTTAACGCAGCATAAGCCCAATACCCTCGTGGTCGCCGGCGGCGCCTTCTCCGATGATCCGGCGGCCCCGAAGCTCTTTGCTTCCGCCGTGCGCCAGGCCACCGATCACCCAGTGGAGCTGCGCATGATTCCTTCGCACACCGAGATTGTTCGCGCCTGCACCCGCGCTGTAGCGCTTGATCCGCTGCTGCGCGTTCCGCTGGAGCTCGGCCGCGAGGCGAAAGCTGCCTAA
- a CDS encoding LysE family translocator, translating to MAFSAIVALMGVWFAAMASPGPDVVQIIRLGARSTRAAVWAAIGSTTGLMIWTVASLAGLTALISAHPEILVALQVAGGSYLLWMAFSAISSGIKERRAPATINPQPRGFTPDGIIRLGTAYRMGLVSDLSNPKVLIFFGAIFANFIDPGMGLSANATVGSVLIIESLIIFVGVALCTRAVAKWMAKNSAGVDIFSGVVFALLGIIILAEGILAL from the coding sequence GTGGCTTTCAGCGCCATAGTGGCCTTGATGGGTGTGTGGTTCGCGGCGATGGCTTCGCCGGGGCCAGATGTGGTTCAGATTATTCGATTGGGTGCGCGTTCCACGCGAGCAGCGGTGTGGGCGGCAATCGGCAGCACGACTGGCTTAATGATCTGGACCGTTGCTTCGCTGGCGGGGCTTACCGCACTGATTTCGGCCCATCCTGAAATCCTTGTGGCGCTGCAGGTTGCCGGCGGTAGCTATCTGCTGTGGATGGCATTTTCTGCAATAAGCAGCGGCATCAAAGAGCGTCGTGCTCCAGCAACCATCAATCCGCAACCGCGCGGGTTTACCCCGGACGGCATCATCAGACTCGGCACGGCGTACCGCATGGGCCTAGTCAGCGATCTTTCTAATCCCAAGGTGCTCATCTTCTTCGGCGCTATCTTCGCCAACTTCATCGATCCGGGCATGGGCTTGAGCGCGAATGCCACGGTTGGTTCTGTGCTGATTATTGAAAGCCTCATCATTTTCGTCGGCGTTGCGTTGTGCACCCGTGCGGTGGCGAAGTGGATGGCAAAGAATTCCGCCGGGGTAGATATCTTCAGCGGAGTCGTGTTTGCCCTGCTTGGCATCATCATTCTGGCAGAGGGAATTCTTGCGCTTTGA
- a CDS encoding TIGR00730 family Rossman fold protein — MDSVAVYCGSAAGNSEAYGQAAHLLGEELARRNLTLVYGGGDVGLMGIVADSCLAAGGTVIGVIPRQLVDYEMSHQRVTKLEVVDTMAQRKTRMEELADAFVCLPGGVGTLEELTEVLTLQQLGNLDSPVGLVDVKGFWQPFIRMYSAMVQEGFVQKRFLDALVVNPSPAEVLNEFTSWTSPGSKWSNN; from the coding sequence ATGGATTCTGTTGCTGTGTACTGCGGCTCCGCCGCTGGAAACTCTGAAGCCTATGGCCAAGCCGCACACCTTTTGGGGGAGGAGCTCGCGCGGCGCAACCTCACCCTGGTTTATGGCGGCGGTGACGTAGGCCTGATGGGCATCGTCGCAGATTCCTGCCTTGCCGCCGGCGGCACGGTTATTGGGGTTATCCCGCGGCAGCTCGTTGATTACGAGATGTCACACCAGCGGGTAACCAAACTCGAAGTCGTGGACACCATGGCGCAGCGCAAAACGCGTATGGAGGAACTCGCGGATGCCTTCGTGTGCCTGCCGGGTGGCGTGGGAACGCTAGAGGAGCTCACCGAGGTGCTCACCTTGCAACAGTTGGGGAACCTGGATAGCCCGGTGGGTCTCGTAGACGTGAAGGGATTCTGGCAGCCGTTTATAAGAATGTACTCTGCAATGGTGCAGGAGGGATTCGTTCAGAAGCGCTTCCTCGATGCTCTCGTGGTGAACCCCTCTCCTGCTGAAGTGCTCAACGAATTTACATCCTGGACAAGCCCGGGAAGTAAGTGGAGCAACAATTAG
- a CDS encoding TSUP family transporter: MDMDFGLSGWAILTIGATAAGWIDAVIGGGGLVLIPLILAVAPQFAPATALATNKVAAVSGTASAAITLVKKVRPPKGELMRMGLIALVCSGLGATAAALMDKDVMRPVIIVLMVAVGIFVAFRPDFGSGDGIRGGWRTWAGLAAVAAIAFYDGIFGPGTGMFLIMAFTAIFSQNFLASAAMAKVVNTCTNVGALVVFIVGGHVVWGLALVLAAANIIGAQLGARTVLGGGAKLIRYALLALVVVMSVYLSWQQWG, from the coding sequence ATGGACATGGATTTCGGATTAAGCGGTTGGGCGATTCTCACCATCGGCGCTACCGCGGCCGGATGGATCGATGCCGTCATTGGTGGCGGCGGGCTCGTGCTCATTCCGCTCATCCTGGCGGTCGCACCCCAGTTTGCGCCCGCCACAGCCCTGGCCACGAACAAGGTGGCGGCGGTATCCGGCACAGCGTCGGCGGCCATCACACTCGTCAAGAAGGTTCGCCCGCCGAAGGGCGAGCTCATGCGCATGGGACTCATCGCGCTGGTGTGCTCTGGACTCGGGGCCACAGCAGCCGCACTCATGGACAAGGACGTCATGCGGCCGGTCATCATCGTGCTTATGGTGGCAGTCGGCATCTTTGTGGCCTTTCGCCCGGACTTCGGCAGCGGCGACGGAATCCGCGGCGGCTGGCGCACGTGGGCAGGGTTAGCCGCTGTCGCTGCCATCGCCTTCTACGATGGCATCTTTGGCCCCGGCACCGGCATGTTCCTCATCATGGCCTTTACCGCTATCTTCTCGCAGAATTTCCTCGCCTCCGCAGCGATGGCGAAGGTGGTCAACACGTGTACCAACGTCGGTGCGCTCGTGGTCTTCATCGTGGGCGGGCACGTGGTGTGGGGTCTCGCTTTAGTTCTCGCGGCAGCAAATATCATTGGCGCGCAGCTGGGCGCACGGACTGTGCTTGGCGGTGGTGCAAAGCTCATCCGCTATGCGCTTCTCGCACTCGTCGTGGTGATGAGCGTGTACCTGTCCTGGCAGCAGTGGGGTTAA
- a CDS encoding sugar O-acetyltransferase — protein MSQENLADHGSIERMTSGQWFMPSVNEEVNAEHQRGFRLVKELNELHNTDRDRAHDILRALLSPESEVPGLHTPLNLEYGRNVTVGKGVFINFGATILAQAPVTLGDRVMMGPNCSLITVGHPVNDHEMRAEGWEIAKPITIGDNTWFGANVTVLPGVTVGKNCVVGAGSLVTRDVPDNSLVLGSPGRVVRKLEDNEDRWERQDLDV, from the coding sequence ATGTCACAGGAGAACTTGGCGGATCACGGATCCATTGAGCGCATGACCAGCGGGCAGTGGTTCATGCCCAGTGTCAACGAGGAGGTCAACGCCGAGCACCAGCGCGGATTCCGGTTGGTCAAAGAACTCAACGAGCTGCACAACACCGATCGCGACCGCGCGCACGACATCCTGCGCGCGCTGCTCTCCCCCGAGTCCGAAGTACCCGGCCTCCACACGCCGCTTAACCTGGAATACGGCCGCAACGTCACGGTTGGCAAAGGGGTGTTCATCAACTTTGGTGCGACAATCCTGGCGCAAGCGCCTGTAACCCTCGGAGACCGCGTCATGATGGGGCCGAACTGTTCGCTCATCACGGTGGGCCACCCCGTCAACGATCATGAGATGCGGGCGGAGGGCTGGGAAATAGCTAAACCTATCACCATCGGTGATAACACCTGGTTTGGCGCCAACGTCACGGTCCTGCCTGGCGTCACCGTGGGCAAGAACTGCGTCGTAGGCGCAGGCTCACTGGTGACCCGCGACGTACCGGATAACTCGCTGGTCCTGGGCTCACCGGGGCGCGTGGTGCGCAAGCTGGAGGACAACGAAGATAGGTGGGAGCGCCAAGATCTCGATGTTTGA
- a CDS encoding ATP-dependent RNA helicase encodes MFDLKAIGKGLPVLETIDSLPSDGHVVVQAPPGTGKTTLIPPALANQVEGKVLVTAPRRVAVRAAANRLQELSGQRIGYAVRGDSRKGADVEFVTPGVLLRRLLRDPELEGISAVAIDEVHERQLDTDLVLGMCLELAQLRDDFRVIAMSATVDATRFSQLMGNAPIHSTEAVTYPLDISYEPIPGRAAGDRDFWKGVARVAARQHESTLVFVPGVREVNLVCDALSGHNVFPLHGRQTTQEQDAALYTREPRIVVATSIAESSLTVPGVRTVIDAGLSRVPKRDAQRGMSGLVTVSTSKSSADQRAGRAGREAPGTVVRCYSQEDYQHFSPHVIPEILSADLTQAALFMDSWGAGPDFPLLDPPPGPALADAHRTLDLLNAGEELALLPTHPRWGAALLKHGSGAADTIARLDDSDPKRLARLVPNKGPVDPGVVVASAFPEFVAKRVGDKEFLLASGTRARYFEDGHDWLAVAEVSLARSGNAIIREAVPIAEKDALDIIGVTEETRAFLDGPKVRGMRVRAAGSIVLSETPVKVSGDEAVEALRNSGQGLNLFHFSDKAQNLRERMRHLHRAYGNPWPDVDGDDLSWLEPELHELAAGKRPDMYPALQRLLPWPEASRLDELAPERLAVPSGRAARIDWSGERPVVSIKLQECFGLTESPEYCGHRVQFHLLSPAGRPLAVTDDLASFWSGSYAGVRADMRGRYPKHPWPEDPWNAVATAKTN; translated from the coding sequence ATGTTTGATCTCAAGGCAATCGGCAAGGGACTTCCCGTCCTAGAGACCATTGATTCGCTTCCTTCAGACGGCCACGTCGTGGTCCAGGCCCCGCCCGGCACCGGTAAGACCACGCTTATTCCACCGGCATTAGCGAACCAGGTAGAGGGCAAGGTTCTCGTCACCGCACCACGCCGCGTGGCGGTGCGTGCGGCGGCAAACCGCCTTCAGGAGTTGTCAGGCCAGCGCATCGGCTATGCGGTGCGCGGTGATTCCCGCAAAGGCGCGGACGTCGAGTTTGTTACCCCAGGTGTTTTGTTACGCCGACTGTTGCGGGATCCGGAACTTGAAGGGATTTCCGCCGTGGCCATCGACGAGGTCCACGAACGCCAGCTCGATACTGACCTCGTACTCGGTATGTGCTTAGAGTTGGCGCAGCTCCGCGATGACTTTCGGGTTATTGCCATGTCCGCGACTGTCGACGCCACCCGCTTCTCCCAGCTTATGGGGAATGCGCCGATCCATTCCACTGAGGCTGTCACGTACCCACTCGATATTTCCTATGAACCGATTCCGGGGCGCGCTGCGGGAGATCGAGACTTTTGGAAAGGCGTGGCGAGGGTTGCCGCGCGGCAGCACGAGTCCACGCTGGTCTTTGTTCCCGGCGTGCGCGAGGTCAACCTGGTGTGTGATGCACTGAGTGGCCATAACGTTTTTCCGCTCCATGGCCGCCAGACCACGCAAGAGCAGGATGCTGCGCTTTATACGCGCGAGCCGCGCATCGTGGTGGCGACGTCCATCGCGGAATCTTCGCTGACCGTGCCAGGCGTGCGCACCGTCATCGATGCCGGGCTATCCCGCGTGCCCAAGCGGGATGCGCAGCGCGGGATGAGTGGGTTGGTGACAGTGTCGACGTCGAAAAGCAGCGCCGATCAACGCGCCGGACGTGCCGGACGTGAGGCGCCGGGTACCGTCGTCCGCTGCTATTCGCAGGAGGATTACCAGCACTTTTCCCCGCACGTGATTCCAGAAATTCTTTCTGCGGACCTCACGCAGGCGGCACTGTTCATGGATAGTTGGGGCGCGGGACCGGATTTCCCCTTGCTGGATCCCCCACCGGGGCCCGCGCTTGCCGACGCCCACCGCACCCTAGATCTGCTCAACGCTGGCGAAGAGCTGGCGTTACTGCCAACGCACCCACGATGGGGAGCTGCCCTGCTCAAACATGGCTCCGGTGCCGCTGACACAATTGCCCGCCTGGATGATTCGGATCCGAAGCGGCTTGCCCGCTTGGTGCCCAACAAGGGTCCGGTGGACCCAGGCGTGGTGGTCGCTAGCGCCTTCCCGGAGTTCGTGGCTAAGCGCGTGGGCGACAAGGAGTTTTTGCTCGCCAGCGGTACGCGCGCGCGGTATTTCGAGGATGGTCACGACTGGTTGGCGGTGGCTGAGGTGTCGTTGGCGCGATCTGGAAACGCCATCATTCGTGAAGCAGTGCCCATTGCGGAAAAGGACGCACTCGACATCATCGGCGTGACCGAAGAGACGCGAGCATTTCTCGACGGTCCCAAGGTCCGTGGCATGCGCGTGCGTGCGGCAGGCTCCATCGTGTTGTCGGAAACCCCAGTGAAGGTCTCCGGTGATGAGGCGGTGGAGGCACTACGCAACTCCGGACAGGGTTTAAATCTGTTTCACTTCAGTGACAAGGCTCAAAACCTGCGGGAACGTATGCGTCATCTGCATAGGGCATACGGGAATCCGTGGCCGGACGTGGACGGCGATGATCTGAGCTGGCTGGAGCCGGAGCTGCATGAGCTGGCTGCCGGGAAGCGGCCAGACATGTACCCGGCGCTGCAGCGCTTGCTCCCCTGGCCCGAAGCTAGCCGCTTGGATGAGCTCGCGCCGGAACGGTTAGCGGTTCCGTCCGGACGTGCTGCGAGGATCGATTGGTCCGGCGAGCGTCCCGTGGTCTCCATCAAGCTGCAGGAATGTTTCGGGTTGACGGAGTCCCCCGAATACTGCGGCCACCGCGTGCAATTCCATCTGTTGTCTCCCGCGGGCCGGCCACTTGCCGTCACCGATGATCTGGCGAGCTTCTGGTCCGGGTCCTATGCCGGCGTGCGCGCCGACATGCGCGGGCGCTACCCCAAACACCCGTGGCCGGAAGACCCGTGGAACGCTGTGGCCACGGCGAAGACGAATTAA
- a CDS encoding RNA-binding S4 domain-containing protein, with translation MLEVSIKGESIKLGQFLKLASLVATGGEAKELIEQGQVTVNGEVTKQRGATLALGDVICVSDTCARVVEDDDDYFDEATADDDFDPEKWRNL, from the coding sequence ATGCTAGAAGTCTCAATTAAGGGAGAATCCATTAAGCTCGGCCAGTTCCTCAAACTGGCCTCCTTGGTCGCCACCGGGGGTGAGGCCAAAGAACTCATCGAGCAGGGGCAGGTCACCGTCAATGGGGAGGTGACTAAGCAGCGCGGAGCAACGCTGGCGCTTGGCGACGTCATCTGCGTCTCCGACACCTGCGCCCGCGTCGTCGAAGACGACGACGATTATTTTGATGAAGCCACCGCCGATGATGACTTCGACCCGGAGAAGTGGAGGAACCTTTAA
- a CDS encoding AbrB family transcriptional regulator — protein MSVRTRWVIVAPGSAALGALFSYLHVPAAWILGAIVVSGAMALTTGKELAVNEHFYSVARGFIGMMAGIPLTLVPASTLLGFVPAAVTMSLITVLIGVAGGVLLHRSQPKDISWETGILSMLPGGASLMPALASELGADYRYVALTQYLRLLAVSISLPLVVSLLDAPAGKGVDMSVDGEVTWWIVGLTVAIAVVGEKLGKLVRLPAAAVLGPLILTVLVAQVIPAGHTLEPLYVFKIMAFMSIGWVCGGGLSVPALRAFAKQLPATILFIIVVIGVCALTAVPLTAWLDITYFEAYLATSPGALETVLALSAEGGAGPAVVAVQIIRLIIVLVIAGYLPQILGLFRR, from the coding sequence ATGTCTGTTCGTACGCGATGGGTCATCGTGGCCCCGGGGTCTGCAGCACTGGGGGCATTGTTTAGCTACCTTCACGTACCCGCAGCCTGGATCCTCGGCGCCATCGTGGTCTCGGGAGCCATGGCCTTGACGACGGGCAAAGAACTCGCCGTTAACGAGCACTTTTATTCTGTCGCCCGCGGGTTCATCGGAATGATGGCGGGCATACCACTGACCTTAGTTCCTGCCTCCACGCTCCTTGGCTTTGTGCCAGCCGCGGTGACGATGTCACTCATCACCGTGCTTATCGGTGTCGCCGGCGGCGTGCTGCTGCACCGCTCACAGCCAAAAGATATTTCCTGGGAAACCGGAATCTTATCCATGCTGCCGGGCGGGGCCTCGCTCATGCCCGCGCTAGCCAGCGAACTCGGTGCGGACTACCGCTACGTGGCGCTGACGCAATACCTGCGCCTTCTGGCGGTGTCGATATCGCTGCCTTTGGTGGTCTCCTTGTTAGACGCCCCCGCGGGCAAAGGCGTCGACATGAGCGTTGACGGCGAGGTCACGTGGTGGATCGTGGGGTTGACGGTCGCCATCGCCGTGGTTGGTGAGAAGCTTGGCAAGCTGGTGCGTTTGCCAGCTGCTGCTGTTTTGGGGCCGCTCATCTTGACCGTGCTGGTCGCCCAGGTTATTCCAGCCGGCCACACTTTGGAGCCGCTCTACGTCTTCAAAATCATGGCGTTTATGTCCATCGGCTGGGTCTGCGGTGGTGGGCTGTCGGTACCGGCACTGCGGGCCTTCGCCAAGCAGCTGCCGGCGACGATCCTCTTCATCATTGTCGTCATCGGCGTGTGCGCGCTCACTGCTGTGCCTTTGACCGCATGGCTGGACATCACCTACTTCGAGGCTTACCTCGCCACTTCGCCCGGCGCGCTGGAGACCGTCCTCGCGCTCTCCGCGGAAGGAGGGGCGGGTCCCGCCGTGGTGGCCGTGCAGATTATCCGGCTCATCATCGTGCTCGTCATCGCGGGATATTTGCCCCAGATTTTGGGGCTATTCCGCCGCTAG